A window from Deltaproteobacteria bacterium encodes these proteins:
- a CDS encoding ABC transporter ATP-binding protein: MSLLKVTDLQTDFRIRGGFIRAVDGVSFSIEAGETLGIVGESGSGKSVTSLSLLGLIPQPPGRITGGTAYFEGKDLLQLPEEDLRKIRGNKIAMIFQDPMTSLNPFLTVGRQLTEVLEIHQNKGHREARRLAIEMLDQVGISDATRRIDAYPHQLSGGMRQRVMIAIALLCRPSLLIADEPTTALDVTIQAQILDLLRKIQSEMGMALILITHNLGVVTGICDRVLVMYAGHVVEESPMGSLFQHPRHPYTRALLRSVPRLDEGKSGRLEAIRDQPPDLSRLPVGCRFHPRCDFAVERCSIEEPTLDIVTAGHRSACWKAGEV, encoded by the coding sequence ATGTCTCTATTAAAAGTCACCGATCTTCAAACCGATTTCCGAATTCGCGGCGGTTTCATTCGTGCGGTCGATGGTGTTTCATTTTCAATCGAGGCGGGGGAGACACTTGGCATTGTTGGTGAGAGTGGCAGTGGAAAAAGTGTGACCTCTCTTTCTCTTCTGGGGCTCATCCCACAGCCCCCCGGTCGAATTACAGGAGGAACTGCCTATTTTGAAGGGAAGGATCTGCTTCAGCTTCCCGAAGAGGATCTTCGCAAGATCCGCGGCAACAAGATCGCCATGATCTTTCAGGACCCGATGACCTCTCTCAATCCTTTTCTGACCGTCGGCCGACAACTGACCGAGGTTTTGGAGATCCACCAAAACAAAGGTCACCGGGAGGCCCGCCGGCTCGCGATTGAAATGTTGGACCAGGTTGGAATTTCGGATGCCACAAGGCGGATCGATGCCTATCCCCACCAGTTAAGCGGTGGAATGCGTCAGCGTGTGATGATTGCGATCGCCCTGCTCTGTCGTCCTTCGCTTCTTATAGCGGATGAGCCAACCACCGCCCTGGACGTAACGATTCAGGCCCAGATCCTTGATCTCCTCCGAAAAATCCAGAGCGAGATGGGGATGGCGCTCATCCTCATTACGCACAACTTGGGCGTTGTGACGGGGATCTGCGATCGGGTTTTGGTTATGTACGCCGGGCATGTGGTTGAGGAAAGCCCTATGGGGTCGTTGTTCCAACACCCAAGACACCCGTATACCCGGGCCCTGCTCCGTTCTGTTCCTCGTTTGGATGAGGGGAAATCAGGGCGGTTGGAGGCGATTCGTGATCAGCCGCCCGATCTCTCCCGCTTGCCGGTTGGCTGTCGTTTTCATCCACGGTGTGATTTTGCCGTGGAGCGATGTTCTATCGAAGAGCCAACCCTTGATATTGTTACGGCAGGTCATCGATCGGCCTGCTGGAAGGCGGGAGAGGTATGA
- a CDS encoding peptide ABC transporter substrate-binding protein — MKSENAKKLVLLLIALSVGSIACSKKAGQGISQNESSQLEKRFLRFQLSSEPEYIDPGLASGVPETRVILDLFSGLVQHSQKDGPVVPEMATDWGISKDNLIYTFHLRKEAIWSDGRPVTAHDFVYAWERVLNPKTAAKYAYSMYPIQNARDYNAGKITDPAVLGFKALDDHTLQVTLESPTPYFLDLLWYNAFKPVPSWVVEKFGPKWTQPEHIVSNGPFLLKSWTPYKEITLAKNPDYFEADQVKLPGVVFYPMEDKETALKMYERGEIDIVWEVSVVKADALKGEEGYVQTPYLGSYFYRVQTKKPPLNDLRVRQALSLAIDRDELVGKFLKNTMIPSINVVPEGLKGYERAEGIGFDPERAKRLLTEAGYSDPKTFPAISIHYNTDDRHKLIAQVVQQMWKKHLGIDVKLWNEEWKSYMKTQNLKNFEISRSGWIADYPDPMTFLDLWTSDSTISHTSWSNTQYDTLIRNAMKETVTSKRYSLLRQAEQIVLEEAPVIPIYTYTKIYLQKPYVKGYLPNREDMHPFKWVSLAEGEKSSELVAEEGK, encoded by the coding sequence ATGAAGTCAGAAAATGCAAAAAAACTGGTCCTGCTCTTGATCGCACTCTCCGTCGGAAGTATCGCCTGCAGCAAGAAAGCAGGGCAAGGAATCTCGCAAAACGAATCGTCACAACTCGAGAAGAGATTTCTTCGATTCCAACTCAGCAGCGAACCGGAATATATCGACCCAGGACTCGCCTCCGGTGTGCCGGAGACCAGGGTGATCCTCGATCTCTTTTCGGGACTCGTCCAGCATTCCCAAAAAGATGGTCCCGTCGTTCCTGAAATGGCGACGGACTGGGGGATTTCGAAAGACAACCTCATTTACACCTTCCATTTGAGAAAAGAGGCGATCTGGAGTGATGGACGTCCGGTCACGGCCCATGATTTTGTCTATGCCTGGGAACGTGTCCTGAATCCGAAGACGGCTGCAAAGTATGCCTACTCAATGTATCCGATCCAAAATGCACGCGACTATAACGCCGGCAAGATCACCGACCCGGCCGTCCTCGGATTCAAGGCGCTGGATGATCATACGCTCCAAGTAACACTGGAGTCCCCAACCCCCTACTTTCTCGATCTCCTCTGGTACAACGCCTTCAAACCGGTCCCGTCCTGGGTCGTCGAAAAGTTTGGACCGAAGTGGACTCAACCGGAACACATTGTCAGCAATGGCCCGTTTCTCCTGAAGAGCTGGACCCCTTACAAGGAAATTACGCTTGCAAAAAATCCAGACTATTTTGAGGCAGATCAGGTGAAGCTTCCCGGTGTTGTTTTCTATCCCATGGAGGACAAGGAGACCGCCCTCAAGATGTACGAACGGGGAGAGATCGACATTGTCTGGGAGGTCTCCGTCGTGAAGGCTGACGCCCTGAAAGGTGAAGAGGGGTATGTGCAGACGCCGTATCTCGGAAGTTACTTCTATCGCGTCCAGACCAAAAAACCGCCATTGAACGATCTCCGGGTCCGCCAGGCCCTCTCCCTTGCGATTGACCGAGACGAACTGGTCGGAAAATTCTTGAAAAACACGATGATCCCATCGATCAATGTCGTTCCCGAGGGACTGAAAGGGTATGAGCGGGCCGAGGGGATCGGTTTCGATCCGGAGAGGGCGAAGAGGCTTCTCACTGAGGCCGGCTATTCGGATCCAAAAACGTTTCCTGCGATCTCCATTCACTACAATACGGATGATCGACATAAACTGATCGCCCAGGTCGTTCAGCAGATGTGGAAGAAGCACCTGGGTATTGATGTGAAGCTCTGGAATGAGGAGTGGAAGTCGTACATGAAGACGCAAAATCTCAAGAACTTTGAGATCTCGCGCTCCGGCTGGATTGCCGACTACCCCGACCCGATGACCTTCCTCGATCTCTGGACCTCCGACTCCACCATAAGTCATACGAGCTGGTCCAATACGCAGTATGATACCCTCATCAGAAACGCGATGAAGGAAACGGTCACCTCGAAGCGCTACTCCCTGCTACGCCAGGCAGAACAGATCGTTCTGGAGGAGGCGCCGGTCATCCCGATCTACACCTACACCAAGATCTACCTCCAAAAACCGTACGTAAAAGGGTACCTCCCCAATCGAGAAGATATGCACCCGTTCAAGTGGGTCTCGCTCGCGGAAGGGGAGAAAAGCTCGGAGCTGGTGGCTGAAGAGGGCAAATAG
- a CDS encoding ABC transporter permease subunit, protein MGVGILQRILGSFFIIWIIMTLSFFLMRLAPGGPFDQERSLPEDVKRNIEAKYHLDEPLTKQYVRYVQGILLHGDFGPSFKYADRSVNDFIKEGLPITLQLGFYALLVALGIGLSLGIAASLHHNTRWDYLAMGISIIGISIPNFVIGPLLQLLFGLELRWLPVAGWEGWKSQILPSVTLGIIYAASIARLTRGGMLEVIGQDYIRTAIAKGLPRRLVVFRHMIRGGLLPVVSYLGPAIAFLFSGSLVVEKIFNIPGLGRHFVQSAINRDYTVTLGLVIFFSGLILLCNMVVDVLYLIIDPRLRR, encoded by the coding sequence ATGGGGGTTGGGATCCTACAACGAATTCTTGGATCTTTCTTTATCATCTGGATCATCATGACCCTCTCCTTCTTTCTCATGCGGCTGGCTCCGGGCGGGCCATTCGATCAGGAAAGGAGCCTTCCGGAAGATGTGAAGAGAAATATTGAGGCGAAGTACCATCTCGATGAACCGCTGACGAAGCAGTATGTCCGTTATGTTCAGGGGATTCTCCTTCACGGCGACTTCGGGCCTTCCTTTAAATATGCCGATCGGAGCGTCAATGATTTCATCAAGGAGGGACTGCCGATTACACTCCAGCTTGGGTTTTATGCCCTTCTGGTGGCACTCGGGATCGGTCTTTCTCTTGGGATCGCTGCCTCTCTTCATCACAATACCCGTTGGGATTATCTGGCGATGGGGATCTCCATTATTGGGATCTCCATCCCGAATTTTGTGATCGGTCCGCTCCTCCAACTCCTCTTTGGATTGGAATTACGGTGGCTTCCGGTCGCCGGTTGGGAGGGATGGAAGAGCCAGATCCTCCCCTCTGTGACGTTAGGGATTATCTATGCCGCCTCGATTGCCCGGCTGACCCGCGGCGGGATGCTCGAGGTCATTGGCCAGGATTACATACGGACCGCGATTGCCAAAGGACTTCCAAGACGCCTTGTCGTTTTTCGTCATATGATTCGTGGTGGTCTCTTGCCGGTTGTCTCTTATCTCGGACCGGCGATTGCCTTTCTCTTTTCAGGTTCTCTCGTCGTTGAGAAGATTTTCAATATTCCCGGATTAGGACGGCATTTTGTTCAAAGTGCCATTAACCGGGATTATACGGTCACTCTGGGACTTGTGATTTTTTTCAGCGGGTTGATTCTTCTCTGCAACATGGTTGTGGATGTTTTGTATCTGATCATCGATCCGAGGTTGAGGAGATGA
- a CDS encoding ABC transporter permease subunit — MMELEQGTSLWQDAWHRLSRNRMAVASLCLISLFTGLALLSPWIAPYRFDEINFEDIGQSPTLLHWFGTDDLGRDLFTRVLHGLRISMAVGFVATLVSLVMGVLWGSIAGFTGGKTDSIMMRFVDVMYSLPYMFFVIILMMIFGRNIVLLFVALGAVSWLTMARIVRGQVLSLKQKEFIEAARSIGVKKRDIILRHLIPNALGPVIVYTTLTIPRVILEEAFLSFLGLGVQAPMASLGSLTYDGAQAMELYSWQIIFPSLVLAALLFSLNYLGDGLRDALDPRLKRE, encoded by the coding sequence ATGATGGAATTGGAGCAGGGCACCAGTCTCTGGCAGGACGCCTGGCATCGCCTCTCAAGAAACAGGATGGCGGTCGCGAGTCTTTGTCTCATTTCGCTCTTCACCGGCCTTGCGCTACTCTCTCCCTGGATTGCCCCCTATCGATTTGATGAGATCAATTTTGAAGATATAGGACAATCTCCGACACTTCTCCACTGGTTTGGAACGGATGATCTGGGACGCGATCTTTTTACACGAGTTCTCCATGGACTTCGGATCTCGATGGCGGTCGGTTTCGTCGCAACCCTTGTTAGTTTAGTGATGGGTGTCCTTTGGGGATCGATTGCCGGTTTCACCGGTGGAAAAACCGATTCGATCATGATGCGGTTTGTCGATGTGATGTACAGTCTCCCCTACATGTTTTTTGTCATCATCCTCATGATGATTTTTGGCAGAAACATTGTTCTCCTCTTCGTTGCCCTGGGGGCGGTTTCATGGCTCACGATGGCGAGGATTGTACGCGGACAGGTCTTGTCGCTCAAACAAAAGGAATTTATCGAGGCGGCGCGGTCGATCGGTGTCAAGAAGAGAGATATCATCTTAAGACATCTGATCCCGAATGCCCTGGGGCCGGTCATTGTTTACACCACGCTCACGATTCCTCGCGTGATCCTCGAAGAGGCCTTTTTGAGTTTTTTAGGGCTTGGTGTTCAGGCACCGATGGCGAGTTTGGGATCGCTCACTTACGATGGGGCTCAGGCGATGGAACTCTACTCCTGGCAGATCATTTTTCCAAGCCTCGTATTGGCCGCGTTGCTATTTTCTCTGAATTATTTAGGGGACGGGCTCCGGGATGCGCTTGATCCAAGATTAAAGAGAGAATGA
- a CDS encoding ribbon-helix-helix protein, CopG family, with protein MAKVMISMPQELLEEFDKAAKSRHKRRSELLKDLVMEFLHQGEIGSFLKKNPQKSIREQIDDLREHTFKMKAGETAEDLIRKMRDSR; from the coding sequence ATGGCTAAGGTCATGATTTCAATGCCTCAGGAACTTCTGGAGGAGTTTGATAAGGCAGCCAAAAGCCGTCACAAAAGGCGTAGCGAGTTGCTTAAAGATCTTGTTATGGAGTTTTTACACCAGGGAGAGATCGGTTCTTTCCTGAAAAAGAATCCCCAAAAATCGATACGCGAACAGATCGACGATCTTCGCGAACACACCTTTAAAATGAAAGCGGGCGAAACAGCAGAGGATCTAATCCGCAAAATGAGGGATTCCCGTTAA